AAACCAGGCTTTGAATTTGAAGGGTTTATCCACTGGGACGGAGATACTTCTTTAGATCCACTGCCAGTAAACGTCCAGGGAATTCTTTTCCTAACAGATACAAATGTAGAAAACGGCGACTTGAATGTGATTCCTGAGCTGTACCGTGATTTCCCTGAATGGGTGAAAACACAGCCTGCAGACCGGGATCCGTACCATCCAGACTACACAGGCTACACGCCAACGCCGGTAACACTGAATGCAGGTGACCTGCTTATCTTCCACGTGATGCAGCCTCACGGCCTGCGCAAGAACACATCTGATACACCGAACATCCACCAGTACATCTCCATGTTCCCGGCTCAGGAACACAATGAAGAACTGAAAGAGTGGAGAATTAAACAATGGAAAGACAGAGAGATTCCAGAAGGAATTGCCTTCCTGGGAGACCCTCGCAACTGGGAAAAAGAAAAATATGAGCGTGCGGAATTGAATGAGCTGGGTGAAAAACTGCTCGGCCTCAAGAAGTGGTAAGATAACTTTCTTTCTATCTTTATACTCATGTAGCATTACTGTTTTCTAATGACCTTCAGATAAAAAAATATATCAAGTTGTTAAGTTGTTTATTGTAGCCTACCCATTAAGAAAATAATTAAGTGTTTGATTGTAACCTACCCCTTAAAGAACCTGTTAATTATTTTCTAATGGCCTACCCGCCATAAAATGACTAAGCTATCTAATGAACAGGAGAATCCGCTTTCTTTGTGGCTAGAGAGCGGATTCTCTTTTTGCATTTAAAATAAACTAAATGAAACAACTGATCGTATAAAAATTTTTCTTGTTATGAAATGCATTTCATACTTTAGACTAAATTCGCTAAGTAAGTAGAAGCATAAATCGAAGAATTGAGACCTCGGATAAATTTTTATTCTCAAAGCAAGTTTCTTTGTTACACCAACTTTATATAAAAATATTCTTTTATGTCTAAAATTAAGGTGGTGAATAGAAGGTTCTTTGATGGAAGTTAAAAGTCTAATTCATTATGCTAAACGGAATATATATGAAGTTTTCTTATAACTATTATTTATCCAAAAAGAATTTAAACTAATATGAAAAAATTCAGTTGTACAAATAGAAACTTATATTTGATCACATAGATTGCTTTTCCGTGGCTCTTTCCTTTTTGCTTTTAAATATGTATACACACTTACTAGTAATATCTAATTGGGAGGATCCAAATGTTTAAAAAAATATTTGGCGTATTACAGCAAATTGGTAAAGCATTAATGCTGCCAGTTGCTCTATTGCCTGCAGCGGGTTTATTACTTGGTTTTGGGAATGCTTTTCAACAAGATACACTTTTAAATTACCTTCCCTTCTTAAGAGCAGATAATATTCAATTAATTGCAAATGTAATGGAAGACGCAGGTAATATCATATTCAGTAACTTAGCTCTTATTTTTGCCATCGGGGTAGCCATAGGTTTAGCAGGAGACGGTGCTGCGGGGCTTGCTGCTCTTGTTGGATATTTAGTATTAAATCAGGTAATGAGCTCATGGGCTGGTATTACAGCAGAAAAACTTTCTGAGAATCCTGGTTATGCCAGTGTATTAGGGATTCCTACATTACAGACAGGTGTATTCGGAGGTATTATTGTAGGTCTCATCGCTTCTTACTGTTATAAACGTTTTCACAATATTGAAATGCCTTCATTTCTTGGTTTCTTTGCAGGAAAACGTTTTGTCCCTATTGTTACGGCAGCAGTCTCTTTCGTAGCAGGGTTACTTCTACTGATTGTATGGCCGCCAATACAAAATGGCATGAATACGATTTCTCTCTATTTAATTAATGAGGGCTTATATGCTGCTGTATTTTTCTTTGGCTTCATAAAAAGATTATTGATTCCATTTGGACTGCATCATATTTTCCATGCTCCGTTCTGGTATGAAATTGGTTCTTATACAACAGCGGCTGGTACAGTCGTTCGCGGGGATATGACGATCTTCTTTGCTCAATTAAAAGAAGGCGTAGAAATTACAGCTGGACACTTCATGGCTGGTGAATATCCAATCATGATGTTTGGCTTGCCTGCAGCTGCATTAGCAATGTACCATGCAGCACGGCCAGAAAAGAAAAAGCTTGTAGCAGGTTTATTAGGTTCAGCAGCTTTGACCTCCTTCTTAACAGGTATTACTGAACCTCTTGAATTCTCATTTATGTTTGTATCTCCAATCTTATTTGTTACGCATGCTGTGCTGGATGGATTGTCCTTTGTTTTGATGACATTGCTTGATGTTAATATTGGCTATACGTTCTCAGGCGGTGCTATTGATTTCGTTCTATTTGGAATTTTACCAGGCGAAGAGCCATGGTGGATTGCGATTTTATTGGGAATTGCTTTTGCGTTTATTTATTACTTCTTGTTCCGCTTTATGATTAAAAAGTTTAACTTAATGACACCAGGACGAGAAGCAGAAGAGTTAGATAAACAGCAAAAAGATTCAAAATCGAATAGTAATCTTGCCTACAATATTCTTGAAGCAATGGGCGGACAAACAAATATTTCTCATTTAGATGCTTGTATTACGCGGCTTCGTGTCTCTGTTAATGACATAAAAAATGTGGACAAAGCCGAATTGAAAAAGCTTGGTGCTGCTGGCGTGCTTGAAGTAGGTAATAATATTCAAGCGATTTTTGGTCCGCGTTCTGAAACGATTAAAGGGCAAATGCAAGATATCATTAGCGGGAAAACTCCTCGTCCAACAGAAGGAAATATCACAACAAAGAAAGCACAGCCTGTTACAGAAGAAAGTTCTAGTACATTAAATGATGTGTTTGTTTCGCCAATGAAAGGTGAACTCAAACCCATTTCACAAGTACCTGATGCAGTCTTTGCGGAAAAAATGATGGGCGACGGCTTTGCTATTATTCCATCTGAAGGAACAGTAGTGTCACCTGTAGACGGAGTAATACTGAATATATTCCCTACAAAGCATGCAATAGGAATCAGAACTCATTCGGGAACAGAGCTTTTAATTCACGTCGGAATTAATACGGTTAATTTAAAAGGTCAAGGATTTGAAACTTTGGTTTCAGAGAACGACCATGTTAAAATAGGGCAGCCTTTGTTAAAAGTAGATTTAGAATATATTAAAGAAAATGCTACTTCAATAATAACGCCTGTAGTTTTCACAAATTTGTTAGAAGGTGAATCTTTAATTATCAATAAAGAAGGTAATGTTGAGTTAAAAGAAGAAAACATTATAACCATTTCTAAATAAAGATATAGAGCTACTGTTCTGAAAAGGTTATTTTTATCACATACTAAAGAGCTTCTTATTTGAGTATGATAAATAAGAAGCTCTTTTATTTACATTAATCATCAGTTTTATTCAACTGTAACAAGCTACCAATATATTTTCGTTTTCTAGAAAGGTTCTTCTTTTTTGTAAAAGTAAAGTTTGATTTTTTTAAAAACTAATCCCTTCAAGACAGAATCAACATCTTTTGTGTCGAGTTTCTTCTATTGTATATACTTTCCCAGCGCATCATCTTTCCATTGGTGAACCACATGCTGTTCCCGCTCCATAATCTTCTGCAAATAGATCATTGTCATCTCGATTTTTTCATGGCCCAATGCTCTCATAATGGCATACACTGGAGAGTCTACACTTTATTATATCGGGGATCGAAGATACTTTGAGCTACATAGAAGGGATGGATCACATAGGTTAACACCTGACTATTCCATCGAGATGGGCAAACGCAGCATGAAGCCTGGATATTTCGTGCTCAATCTGCCAGTGTTTAAAAAAGGATTATCAGCAAGACCAGTGAAAAAACCCGTCGAAAGTTCTCGAACGGGTTACTTCGTTGTTCTATTTAGGTTTTTATTGATTAGCTTGTAAAATGAAAGAATAGAATCTCTTATAATGATGTGTGC
The genomic region above belongs to Domibacillus sp. DTU_2020_1001157_1_SI_ALB_TIR_016 and contains:
- a CDS encoding phytanoyl-CoA dioxygenase family protein; this encodes MEKTKVNNILEIDIPLNERPNNEPLRVLTEEEFKFWKENGYVVVRNVVPKEYIDRTVNLIWEFEEKDPKDPSTWYTKPLREHQMPELRGAGMVELYNHQYFWDNRSYQKVYDAFVDIWGTEKLWTSIDRCNLSFPSKPGFEFEGFIHWDGDTSLDPLPVNVQGILFLTDTNVENGDLNVIPELYRDFPEWVKTQPADRDPYHPDYTGYTPTPVTLNAGDLLIFHVMQPHGLRKNTSDTPNIHQYISMFPAQEHNEELKEWRIKQWKDREIPEGIAFLGDPRNWEKEKYERAELNELGEKLLGLKKW
- the ptsG gene encoding glucose-specific PTS transporter subunit IIBC: MFKKIFGVLQQIGKALMLPVALLPAAGLLLGFGNAFQQDTLLNYLPFLRADNIQLIANVMEDAGNIIFSNLALIFAIGVAIGLAGDGAAGLAALVGYLVLNQVMSSWAGITAEKLSENPGYASVLGIPTLQTGVFGGIIVGLIASYCYKRFHNIEMPSFLGFFAGKRFVPIVTAAVSFVAGLLLLIVWPPIQNGMNTISLYLINEGLYAAVFFFGFIKRLLIPFGLHHIFHAPFWYEIGSYTTAAGTVVRGDMTIFFAQLKEGVEITAGHFMAGEYPIMMFGLPAAALAMYHAARPEKKKLVAGLLGSAALTSFLTGITEPLEFSFMFVSPILFVTHAVLDGLSFVLMTLLDVNIGYTFSGGAIDFVLFGILPGEEPWWIAILLGIAFAFIYYFLFRFMIKKFNLMTPGREAEELDKQQKDSKSNSNLAYNILEAMGGQTNISHLDACITRLRVSVNDIKNVDKAELKKLGAAGVLEVGNNIQAIFGPRSETIKGQMQDIISGKTPRPTEGNITTKKAQPVTEESSSTLNDVFVSPMKGELKPISQVPDAVFAEKMMGDGFAIIPSEGTVVSPVDGVILNIFPTKHAIGIRTHSGTELLIHVGINTVNLKGQGFETLVSENDHVKIGQPLLKVDLEYIKENATSIITPVVFTNLLEGESLIINKEGNVELKEENIITISK